The Sabethes cyaneus chromosome 3, idSabCyanKW18_F2, whole genome shotgun sequence DNA window CATAGAAATAAAATGGCAATATAAATAGCAGTAGATAGGTATATCATTTATACGGGTTCAGGCTAGTCTATCGTTTCACTGTTTAACAACCCGAGGTGGAATCAACTTTCACGCATTGTCCAAAAACGCAATAAACTGTTGTCAACGCTTCATTGTGTGCAGTTCAAGCaaataattattataaaaataaatcccACAGATCTATATAACTATATCGTTTAGAACATCACTGCATTCGTCGCATTCGCTCAACGTACAGCTCGTACAATTCCTTGTTTCGATTGAAATAATGTGGATTTTCGTGCTCGTTCAAGTCCGGACGGTACTCGCCCAGTATCTCACCGTTTACCGTCAACGATTCCTGTCCATGGGACGACGATCTGGTTCCGCTGGGTGAGCTTCCACCGGAGGGAATGGAATGACAGGTACTTCCGGAGCTGGCACTGCTCGAGCTGCAGTGCACAAATTGTGCCATTTGCGGATGACCCTCCAGCAGGGGCATGTGCATTCCACCAGGGTGTTCCCCCGGGAAACCACCCACGACCTGACTGTTGTTCAAATGAAGATTATTGATTCGCTTGGACAGGGGCATAAACTCGTTGCCGTCCTCCTCGCGAGAACGTTTACTGCAAACAGAAAATTACATTCGTATAATGTAAGAACTTTCGCTGGACTCGACCAAACCAAGGATAAAATTAGTCGCAAAAAAGAGTAAACAAAGAATGCACCCCCAATCAATCACTTACCGTGGATCTACGATGGCAGCCATCATTTGATTGCAGAATTATTGCTGGGTATGGTTTTTAATCAAACAATACAAAATCACTTAACAGAGTAGTAAATTTCACAATTTTACTAACCAATCAGCAAATATATTGATTATCCGTAGAGAATTTATTACTCTACTGCCACGAATCGAAATAGGCAGCAGAGAATGCAATTATTCTGTCAGTACAGTTTAATTTTGGACTTCCAAAAGTGACTGGACTATGAATGTTTACAAATTATTTGCCTTTGTGTTGGTGTTGTAATGCGGATAGAGAGCTATCTGCACGCTAAATCTGTATAAACTTATAAACAGGTTAGAATTACGTAgtgttgaaactactcaaaattagTTTAAAGTTTTGAACCaaacacggagcgaaaaaacttcagtttgtttcaaacaaaatgattgttgctttaagcaccgacgaactgacatgacacatgcaataaaatcctttaaaaaccatcgtcctacacattttgctgacacactactgttttacctgactcactgcgaatatatgtgttattgaaataaaacgtaatcaTACGTTTTAAATAAGGTTTCACTTAACGTGATAAAGTTAATTGCCTTTATCTAacaatttgaagctctggtatcgtttTACTATTCGTGACTTTGGCATGGAAcggctatctcttttagtttcgttgcaattcaGTTTTAAACGAATAGTGTTAAGTTGTTGTTATTAGTTTATTTGGACTTTTTAAACGCAAGGCGTTCATTCGAGTCCTTATAGTGTTGAGTGTTGAATGCATTATGATCTGGAAACTGTACGAATTCTTTCATCATGTATAGCACACTATattaccgcgtgcgacggacacggtttaACACgtgtgaaaaacaacaacactcTCTTCGTCCTAGAGAGACGCGAGAAATCGGATTCGTTATTCTTTTAAATACGCGTCAgatcgtgtccgtcgcacgcagtGATGTAgtatgctatgcgtgatgtatgaatttgagtagttttcagatactaattcaacacctagAACGATACGTTTAAAGTAAAAATGcagcgaaactaaaagagacaggcgtttcacgtcaaagaaGGAGTTATAAAACGATACGATACCTGAGTTTAAAATTGGTCGataaaagcaatcaactttATCTCGCTTTTTTGGAGAAATTTGACGTAATCGCCTCgaaaaacacttatttcaaattgaccaaactcgtgactttagtcataaccttgaaatgcggtcaggcatatattaatatttttttgaaacgatgattctacaattgatgaagggacggtaagggaaagaaatccttcttcattactttcccttaccgtcccttcatcaattgtagaatcatcgtttcaaaaaaatattaatatatgcctgaccgcatttcaaggtcatgactaaagtcacgagtttggtcaattttcattggaacggagcctttctccgaagaaccgcgctgagaaacgcggactaacacgctttcggacgaacagcgtcacacgcagtaccttgcaagtcgtaagggcctgcatagtgtcgtcgtcctgaaagtaaaaagacgttagattaaaacttctcggtcggtggtttctacagtaggtgaaggaagaggcactattgtgtgtctaaaaaaaatagaccaacccatgtcgcgctatggttaataaggggggttgtgcagacttcttttgtccagcgcctctgtggttcaaaggtacacgggtaccagtgagcgacacgccctggcaggtgttgtgggttcaaatccggttataatctctgattacagcttggttcgacccatgcaccttccagcattggacaaaagataggagtcacaacgacaacttgttaagcatagctacctattaaccccccccccccccttcctttccacccttccccttcattcgcgaaaaaatccttcttcattactttcccttaccgtcccttcatcaattgtagaatcatcggttcaaaaaaatattacttatttcaaagctttttgcttctaaaaagtcactaaatttcatgaagtaggaAATTTAAGGACAATTTttagtacaaaaacaattatcGCTCTATTCACATCATGACGAATATACCGAGGGTCTAGGTCTACAGCGCTGTTTGTAGTTTGGCAGTTGGAAGCGATTATTTCACGGAAGTttccgaagagaaaaacgaatcaatctccgctgcactgactcgattcggctaactCAATTTTACGAGTTAAAgagaaaattttccattttattcTACTACATAACTAAAAACCTACACAATATtcacataaaaaataattacaaattGTCGCTATACTATAATTACACTCTAACTATAACATAGCTATTTTAATTATCCACTAACACAAGTGCTCCgtaaatacgtatttcgactGTTACTTATAACCTTCTTCAGTGCAGTGGCACTGGATGggataaaattttaaacttttaaaacttttaatttttaaataaaattttaaacttcaaattcaaattttaactctgatttttttttcaatttcaaatcactTAAGTcttattttaaattcaattttatgttttattttaagCCTTTTTTCTAactaattttaagtttaaatttaagtccaacttATAGTGAAGCGTTATgtgcaatttcaaacaaaacttaTCGTTTAAGTTTCAGTTCTAATTCAAATTCAAGcctcaatttcaatttaatttcaagttcactGATTTTTTATAATGTTTAATGTAAAAACGAGTTCTCGTGACGTAACCCGGAGCCTTAAAAGATGgcgcaaaaatcaaaagtcttCTTACTTTACAACCTGATTTTTCCAAACCAAAATATGCTTTTGAAAGGTTGATGTCCCagcttttgtttttgtctggGCACGCctgtatttttaaatatttttcaacatgTTGCAGTTTCGTAGCTGGTCTCAAATTTTACCTAAAAATTTCCTCAACACTGATAAAACCTTACGGAGGCCAAACCTGAAATGAAGCTAAAGGTAGTGAcaaaatcaaattgtactcacaCACCCCTAATCGATTGACACACTTGCGAGCAAAATAAATTTTAGGGTGCTTCATCTGTTTTTGATCGAGTTCGGGAGTGACAAAAAGCGTGATATCGCTtttcaaaatattcaaaaatcgAAAAGCTCTAAATTGCTTCTCGTTGGACATAGAAATAAATACGAAACAGTGTCTACAGTAGAATGAGCTCATAAAAGCTTCGAAAATTTATTCAACGATAGGTTTATCCAACCCATACGTATATATTGTAGCGCAGCATCGGTCTAACGTAAATTTTCCAACACACacgcacgcagatgtcagttcgtcagtccGTTCCGTCTATCCACTCCGTCgggtgctgtcaaaaaagtggtaATGAGTGTGATCGAAAATCAAACTTCCTAACATATTTTGATGGAATTCGATGTGAAAAATGTATGCTTTAATGTTAAAAACATATTACCTGTGTGTGTTTTTGTGTACTGTTgcaatcaaaagtcaaaactaGTGAAGAAAAGTTAAAGCAATTCGCTACTAAGCCGTATTGCTGATGTGCACGAAAAAGTGACCCTAATTTCAGGGGAAATTTGGTTTTAATAAAGGCGATACGCTATTAGAGGAAGAAACTTCGCAGTACAGACGTATAAGTGATTGGGTGAAAAGTTATTGTGCCGTTATTGTAGCAGTGCCGGACACTGATTGCGGACTAcgcaattgattttttttcttccggGAAGCTCAGAGCATAACGCGAAGGTTGGTAGCATTTTGTTCGGCAGCTAAATATGGCGCATTTTCATAGCGGATTATTGTTCGTAAAATCTTATATATTCGTACCAGTtaaatttttcgtctgattATTTATCACAGATCCCATTCAGGCAGGAACGAAAGCACGATGGATGCGTAAATGCATTCTGGCGCTGGGGAATACAAACGAAGGCGAAATGTGTGCAATTTGCTTGGGATTATTATGGGTCTCCCTTCCCAAAAATTCAAAGTGCTTTGCTTGGGCAAAATGTGTCGCTCGCTGCTTGGAAGGGAGGGAGAATGTCGCCAAAAAAGAGAGGGATTTCATCGTTTATACCAACGTGAAAGCGCAAGCTACGCATTTATACAGCCCCGCACACACAGACGCAACGTACCTATATGGTTATGTTTTCGATGTGTTGAGTGCACTCTATTTTTGCCTGCGCCTTTCCATTAACAAAACGAACGTTCGAATTCAATTCAGTTCGAAATGCTCCCGTAAGTCATTCATTCTAATAATGTATATGAGCAGCTTATATCGTATCGTGGAAGATATCGGCACAATGAATGAAGCTTATTCGGAGTAAGTGTATCGCGCTTAGCGGTGAATATCTTTTAATAGACAATATGTTGCGTACTGTTTTTGTATGACTATTAACATCAATATAATTGAGAAAAACACTGATTTTAGTTTTCATTGTCATTCAATTTAACCAAAAAATAGATACACTACCCGCATATCGGGTGATCTAAACAGGGCAACTGTTGTCCATTAGACAGAAAATTTTTCTATAGAATATGGAAACATTATTTGCCGATCGACTACTAACTATTGGTACTATTTAATCAATAAATCGAACAACTGCTGCGTTTACAAGAAATTGTTAAAGTGTCTAAGTCATCGTATTGTAATCTTgcacataaaaaataaattaagatTACCATTCATAGAAGAATAAAAATTAAGTTAAAACGCTTGGATCAATCGATTGCTAAGATAATAATACTAATGGGAATGAGATCAGTAAAGTTTATTGTTATTAAATACATGATAAAATGAACACACATCATAAAACTTAAACAATGTAAAGAAGACCTGCTTAGTACCACAATCAGTCGGCTAGCCTGGTTGGGTTCAACGAAAGTGTTACGTTTTGTGACAAACACTAGAATCCACCGAACAACTCGGTCACGCATGAACGAAGGAATTTATTGCTGCAATAAAGATATCAAGCTAGTTTTTTACACGCTGGTCAACGGCATTAATCTGTCGTACCGGACGTTGAAGTAGTTCACAATAACAAAACCTGAAGTTTATTGACCtagttttttctgctttttcgaATTACAGTCTTACGTTTTCGAAAATTAAGAACGCATATTTGTCTGATTGATCTGACGCAAATAGATTTCGGTTTTAGCATTTAGTATCTACCACGCCAGATCACCAGCTTGATCAACTGGATCGAGCAAATTTCGAATAAAATTGTAAATTAATTTGCATTTTACTCTCTCAACGCGTTGTTGATTGGTTGATAATCGCAATTGATGCTTCATCGTGAAGGATTATTAACGTTATTAGTCGTCATTCCCCGTATAGTGTAGGGTAACGGGAATTATGCAAAAACACAACCGATTAAGATGTCGGCATAGTACTGTGAAAGACGACCGCATTTCCGAACGAGTGAAGTTTGGAATGTAGTGTTCTGCACTGCAGTACACATCGATTGCTATGCTCGCCAAGGTAAATTTTTCCACGTTTCATACATTTGACATTAGCCAAAGTAAATGAGACAAATAATTTATTTCGGGCACGCTTGTAGTACGGATTTTTTGTGAGCTAAAATTTGGAAATTAGAAGCAGTGGAGCGATCACTTTTGACGCGAGAGCACGCATATTGATTCAgcaagatttttttgttttaaaaatactCATGCGCTGCTATGGAATGCCAATAATTATGTTTTTAACTTAATTACCATTACCACGCCGAGTGCTGGTACAGCAATCCGATCGACTAAACTAACATCCCGTTAGTAAAGTGAACAGATAAGTATCCTGGTCATGGCACCAATTATCTGCGCATAAATCGAATCGGATCCTACTGTGTGCTCGCAACATGATTCGTATTTTAAATGTGCATACACTACTTAATCGATTTATTAATATTACTATTAGATCACATTAGCTTCTGCAAAAGACACAGTAATTACAATGTAAAAATTGTAATAATAATTgtacaaaattaattttgtaacatTGCAAACTGTTACATAATGTACAAATAGCATCTTGAACGTAACAATGTTAAGTTAAAGGTAAATAAATTCATGACATCACAATGTTATTTCTGTGTTCCATTTGTGCAACGTTGTGTTACATTCAGTACTGTGCGGGATTCCAACCTATGAAATGCCGAATACGCAACCGAAATCATatatttttgcatcaaataaAACACACAAAGGTTAAATCATTCACAAACAGTTTTTTAACATCAAGCCAACACTATTTCCATACATGTATGGAACTCACACTACAATACTGAATATTGTACAATAACACGTAATATTAGGTGGTTCGCAGAGTTCAATTTATGGGCAATTTTCAGAATTTTTCGCATTGTGTTGATGATGATTAGACTGTTTATTTTACGAAGCTTTTGCATTTAGACAAAAGAAGTAATTCTTGTATCGATGTATTACCAATGCACGCTCCTTACGAGGTGCGGACAcggactcggaccattacctagtagtaaTACAGCAGTCCCACGAATAACGTGGTTTTCGAAAAAGAACGTTcccaataaggacggtctcgagtgattccattaacgcggtcgaacgtcatTATTGGAGTCTAcatagcatatgggaattgacttataGTATTACGGAATTGTCTTACTACGTgccgctagcgtatatgtaacactCTTATatagtaatatttttttgaaacgatgattctacaattgatttgaaacgatgattctacaattgatacaacgacaagttgtcgttgtgactcctattgttaagcatagctacctattaccccccccccccttcctttccacccttccccttcattcccggaaaaaaaatccttcttcattactttcccttaccgtcccttcatcaattgtagaatcatcgtttcaaaaaaatattaatatatgcctgaccgcatttcaaggtcatgactaaagtcacgagtttggtcaactctTATATAGGCTGTGTCtggcgctgctgactatctagaaatcTACaaggttgcggtcttcgggaaggttactcaaatgactgcaaccttcaagatggcatggaaaatagcgtagaactgactcactacgtggtgctAGTGCATGTGTaatattcttatacaagctgtatcttgcgctgctgactatctagaaggatacggtcttcaggaaggttgctcaaatggcTGACAgcttcaaggtggtatggaaaatagcgcaaagCTCACTCGCGGCGCGTATATGTagtattcttatacaggctgtgtCTTGCGATGCTGAACGCTCGACGCtcaattttattctctagtAACATTTACTGCCTGCAAAAAAACTATCGTGCTAATCCTCAAACTATTAATGCTACTTCCTGAATGGCCAGAGaaatcccaccaactcacttaTTCAATTAATCTCAGTCACGTTAACACATTTCCAGCTACTTTCTAGACATTCTTAATGATTGatgaacaattatattttcattttgatcaatattttttttaatcgaaacttgcAACAATTTAATAGGCATTTATGTCACACAGCATCAATAATGGAAAATGAAGTCAACGGCATACGTAATGTTACTTTTAGTAATTCAGCTTTCTCGTATAGCGGTATGTTTTTCATGTCCGTTGCAAGTTAAATGTGAGGAGTGAAAAAATTCTAAGGAATTTCATCGACAGCCAACGTTGCATTTTGCAGAAAGTTTTTGTAAGCGACCAGCATTGTGTTAAATAACGAGCAAAATATTAGCTAATTTTCCAACTAGTTAAATAACCATTATCACTTAAACAACCTTACCGAAGAAAGCAACTTCTAGTACATTACCAAAatcatgagttatggcaaacacaaaaaaatcacaaatgCACTAGCGCCGTCcgttgagtcaattctgcattattttccataccatcttgaaggtgacagtcatttgagtaaccttcccgaagaccccaactttctagatagtcagcagcgcaaaatACAGCCtacacaaaaatattacatatacgctagcgccacgtagtgaggcaattccgaaatactacaatccaacgaaaagcccttgatctgctgaaaaactttgtcgaagacaccaatgttctatacggtcaagatCACAAATTATTCTATGTTGGAACCAactaagtcaattcccatatgctacgtagactcctttaacgcggtccctattagagTCCTTATTGGGAAGGATTACTGTACgtatgcgctcaaaactatcggcGGTTTGTACTTCGAGACAAAGCCGcccttctcggttaaacattccgTGAGTTACCGAGAACTGTGCGTGCCTCCTGGCCTTCCTCTGTGGATGCCtgctagatgcttcgactctCGAAAACTGATGATACGtaagatacgctcggccgtcaatgagatcgcaaccgcggtgctaagtgaggaaacctcgagcgcacCAAAACATTGGTTTGACGGCGAATGCCTACAAGcgataaagaggaaaaacagagcttggaaaaactatctaagcagaaacgacagaaggaggacagagatcgtgaggagctgtaACAACTATCCAGAGCTAATAACATgcacaagttttacgagaaggagAACCTGAACCTGACATGTATAGGCACGAGGGAGGGGACCTAATCACTAAAGAGCGCGAGATGaccgacagatggaagcagtttttcgatgagcatctcaacggcgatataacagaaagaGACGCAAAGAAAATCAACCTAGTGCCTACAAACGCAAACAGTGTGTCGGCtctcgatctcgaagagatccggtaaGAAATCTGTcagctgaagaaaaatagagCCGCTGGTAAAATTCTCCCGCCAGAACTACAAAAACCgccagcaacggcacttcattg harbors:
- the LOC128743343 gene encoding uncharacterized protein LOC128743343, whose translation is MMAAIVDPRKRSREEDGNEFMPLSKRINNLHLNNSQVVGGFPGEHPGGMHMPLLEGHPQMAQFVHCSSSSASSGSTCHSIPSGGSSPSGTRSSSHGQESLTVNGEILGEYRPDLNEHENPHYFNRNKELYELYVERMRRMQ